From one Halothece sp. PCC 7418 genomic stretch:
- a CDS encoding NAD(P)/FAD-dependent oxidoreductase, translating to MRVIIIGGGAAGFFAAITCATVTPETEVILLEAGKQPLAKVRISGGGRCNVTHHCFDPRLLVQAYPRGGKALRGAFTRFQPQDTVNWFESRGVPLKTEADGRMFPVTDNSETIINCLVNEAKAAGVKVKTGVKVKGVSYEDGQFMIELKNGDFFRSDRALLATGSQRLSYQWLTQLGHKIIPPIPSLFTFNIKDERLADLAGVSVENVDLKLETKGKEKYQQSGQLLMTHWGLSGPAVLKLSAYGARVLYNQNYQIGLIINWLPEENLETIKTKLSEQKAATPRRQIMNFSPVGLPRRLWEKLAIASGIAKTQRWAELSKKQLMTLAKELTQGYFKIQGKGVFKEEFVTCGGIDLKEVNFKTMESKLVPGLYFAGEILDIDGITGGFNFQNAWTTGWLAGQAMGE from the coding sequence ATGCGTGTAATTATAATTGGCGGGGGTGCAGCAGGATTTTTTGCTGCAATTACTTGTGCAACAGTAACTCCAGAAACAGAAGTCATTTTGCTAGAAGCGGGAAAACAACCTTTAGCAAAAGTCCGTATTTCTGGGGGAGGGAGATGTAATGTCACTCATCATTGTTTTGATCCACGATTGCTGGTTCAAGCCTATCCCCGTGGAGGAAAAGCCTTGCGAGGGGCGTTTACACGCTTTCAACCTCAAGATACTGTGAATTGGTTTGAAAGTCGCGGGGTTCCCTTAAAAACCGAAGCCGATGGACGGATGTTTCCTGTTACCGATAACTCAGAAACGATTATTAATTGCTTGGTGAATGAAGCAAAAGCAGCAGGGGTAAAGGTAAAAACAGGGGTGAAAGTGAAAGGGGTGAGTTATGAAGACGGACAATTTATGATTGAATTAAAAAATGGAGACTTTTTCCGCAGCGATCGCGCACTTTTAGCAACAGGAAGTCAACGGCTTTCTTATCAGTGGTTAACCCAACTCGGTCACAAAATTATTCCTCCAATTCCCTCTCTATTTACATTTAATATTAAAGATGAACGATTAGCAGACTTAGCAGGAGTTAGCGTCGAAAATGTTGACTTAAAATTAGAAACAAAAGGAAAAGAAAAATATCAACAAAGCGGACAACTGTTAATGACCCATTGGGGGTTAAGTGGACCTGCTGTGTTGAAATTGTCCGCCTATGGTGCAAGAGTTTTATATAATCAGAATTATCAAATCGGTTTGATCATTAACTGGCTTCCTGAAGAAAACTTAGAAACCATAAAAACAAAATTATCGGAACAAAAAGCAGCCACACCCCGTCGTCAAATCATGAACTTTTCTCCAGTTGGTCTTCCTCGTCGTCTGTGGGAAAAACTCGCGATCGCGTCAGGAATTGCTAAGACTCAACGTTGGGCAGAACTCTCAAAAAAACAACTGATGACCTTAGCCAAAGAATTAACTCAAGGTTACTTTAAAATTCAGGGGAAAGGCGTGTTTAAAGAAGAATTTGTCACCTGTGGCGGTATCGATTTAAAAGAAGTTAATTTTAAGACCATGGAAAGTAAGTTAGTACCTGGACTTTACTTTGCAGGCGAAATCTTAGATATTGATGGCATCACCGGCGGTTTTAATTTTCAAAATGCTTGGACAACTGGCTGGTTAGCAGGACAAGCCATGGGAGAATAA
- the ggpS gene encoding glucosylglycerol-phosphate synthase, whose product MKSSLVILYHRQPYDEVMDDDGVIHYKAKKSPNGIVPTLKGFFSNVNQGTWVAWKEVKSKDNAEFKARIPVEEIEDGGNYNVRRIALTPDQVKDFYHITSKEAFWPILHSFPYHFTYESSDWKNFHEVNRLFAEAACEEAADDALIWVHDYNLWLVPHYIRQIKPNAKIAFFHHTPFPSVDVFNILPWREEIIDSLLCCNIVGFHIPRYSENFVNVARSLRSVEVVHTSPVPQHLTPVGTALAEPEMTTQLRWRDRIVNVDAFPVGTNPQHILNTLHKPETEDRYQEILKRLQGRKLIVSAGRVDYVKGVRELLEAYGRLLERRPELREKVNLMVTCVSPASGMRVYEEAQNLIEQLVGEINGRFATFEWIPIMLFTQPIPFDDLMCYYRAADVCWTTPLRDGLNLVAKEYVVAREGKGGNLILSEFVGAAVELPEAILTNPYSMDRMDDAIDQALDMPQAEQEQRMEKMYKTVNEYDVAYWGDHLFEKFKQMEKNIAQQPSTV is encoded by the coding sequence ATGAAATCTTCTTTAGTAATTCTCTATCATCGTCAACCTTATGATGAAGTGATGGATGACGATGGCGTTATTCATTACAAAGCCAAAAAGAGTCCAAACGGGATTGTTCCCACTTTAAAGGGATTCTTTTCTAATGTTAATCAAGGGACTTGGGTCGCTTGGAAAGAAGTCAAATCTAAAGATAATGCTGAGTTTAAAGCACGGATTCCCGTAGAGGAAATTGAAGATGGCGGGAACTACAATGTGCGCCGAATTGCTTTAACTCCCGACCAAGTTAAAGACTTCTATCACATCACTTCTAAAGAAGCCTTTTGGCCAATTTTACACTCTTTTCCGTATCATTTCACCTACGAAAGTTCAGATTGGAAAAACTTTCATGAAGTGAATCGTTTATTTGCAGAAGCAGCTTGCGAGGAGGCTGCGGATGATGCGTTAATTTGGGTACATGATTATAACTTGTGGCTTGTCCCCCATTATATCCGTCAGATTAAGCCGAATGCGAAAATTGCATTCTTCCACCATACTCCTTTTCCTTCGGTGGATGTGTTTAATATTCTTCCTTGGCGAGAAGAGATTATTGACAGCCTTCTTTGCTGTAATATTGTCGGTTTCCATATTCCTCGCTATTCCGAAAACTTTGTGAATGTGGCGCGGAGTTTGCGATCTGTGGAAGTGGTACACACTAGTCCGGTTCCCCAACATCTGACTCCAGTGGGAACGGCTTTAGCTGAACCGGAAATGACGACTCAACTGCGGTGGCGCGATCGGATCGTGAATGTGGATGCGTTCCCTGTGGGAACCAACCCGCAACATATTCTCAATACTTTACATAAACCCGAAACGGAAGACCGTTATCAAGAAATCTTAAAACGTCTCCAAGGACGTAAACTGATCGTATCTGCGGGACGGGTGGATTATGTGAAAGGCGTGCGAGAATTGTTAGAAGCCTATGGTCGCCTGTTAGAACGTCGTCCTGAGTTACGAGAAAAAGTGAATCTGATGGTTACTTGTGTCTCGCCAGCGAGTGGAATGCGGGTTTATGAAGAAGCCCAAAACTTAATTGAACAGTTAGTGGGTGAAATTAATGGACGCTTTGCAACATTTGAGTGGATTCCGATTATGCTCTTTACGCAGCCGATTCCCTTTGATGATTTAATGTGCTATTATCGGGCTGCCGATGTCTGTTGGACAACTCCCCTCCGAGATGGACTGAATCTTGTCGCAAAAGAATATGTGGTCGCTAGAGAAGGAAAAGGCGGAAATTTAATTCTCTCTGAGTTTGTTGGGGCTGCGGTCGAATTACCAGAAGCCATTTTAACCAATCCTTATTCCATGGATCGGATGGATGATGCAATTGATCAGGCGTTAGATATGCCTCAAGCCGAACAGGAACAACGGATGGAGAAAATGTATAAGACGGTTAATGAATATGATGTTGCGTATTGGGGCGATCATCTTTTCGAGAAGTTCAAACAAATGGAAAAGAATATTGCTCAACAACCCAGTACCGTTTAA
- a CDS encoding RMD1 family protein codes for MQTLAFPTEKTDTIKTQALFIGEAIDCRSLEKDYDCIATLPFVVKVGAAGVAVLFPYGVVVLFGLSQAEETDFLKKLTAYVSEPFPNPEMESVEIKLNPEKSERVKNGVLCLKQYSVEHLQIVADVLGKTVVLAHYETKLASVFDQVEPFTASLQKNYELTRPGKELLHELGSTFLFQYKMVARVEIIDKPELLWEFPELENLYLRLEDEYEIRERHQALERKLDLIYRTSQTVLELMEHRTSLRVEWYIVILIVVEIVLSVYELFIRDLLLR; via the coding sequence ATGCAAACCCTAGCATTCCCGACAGAAAAAACAGATACAATTAAAACTCAGGCTCTATTTATTGGTGAAGCCATTGACTGTCGTTCTCTCGAAAAAGATTATGATTGTATTGCTACGTTACCTTTTGTGGTTAAAGTCGGCGCAGCAGGAGTTGCTGTGCTGTTTCCTTATGGCGTTGTGGTTTTATTTGGTTTAAGTCAAGCAGAAGAAACAGATTTCCTAAAAAAATTAACCGCCTATGTGAGTGAACCGTTTCCCAATCCAGAGATGGAAAGTGTCGAAATAAAACTGAATCCCGAAAAAAGTGAGCGGGTTAAAAATGGCGTTCTTTGCTTGAAACAATATAGCGTTGAACATTTACAAATTGTTGCTGATGTGTTAGGAAAAACAGTTGTTTTAGCCCATTATGAAACCAAACTTGCATCTGTTTTTGACCAAGTGGAACCGTTTACTGCAAGTTTACAAAAAAATTATGAATTGACGCGCCCAGGGAAAGAATTACTCCATGAACTTGGCAGTACGTTTCTCTTTCAATATAAAATGGTAGCACGAGTTGAAATTATTGATAAGCCTGAACTGTTATGGGAATTTCCAGAGTTAGAAAATCTTTATTTACGTCTGGAAGATGAGTATGAAATCAGGGAACGTCATCAAGCCTTGGAACGAAAACTAGATTTAATTTATCGCACGTCTCAAACAGTTCTCGAATTGATGGAACATCGCACGAGCTTAAGAGTAGAATGGTATATTGTTATTCTCATTGTGGTGGAAATTGTGTTATCGGTTTATGAACTTTTCATTCGCGATTTATTACTACGCTAG
- a CDS encoding asparagine synthetase B, which yields MNQFDWGVIGCNCLEEKSIASLSVGGFINNADVWVNLEENTLILGRDSFGRNPLYWLKQEQVIWFSSHLQLLLPLLKNPVISVEALYGYCCFSYVPTPQTPVKEIYAVEAGKEIVFSGNSETIQERELYSFQSAIETILDEDQAISQLETHLKDALQRQISDLKNETVGVCLSGGLDSSLIAALLVKAGLNVRAYTLDFPDVTFSETPYAETVANYLDIPLIKIPITAKTVKKAIPDTVKALDIPFGDSVTVPFYLLYQRAKKDVSVLFNGENGDQLFAGWTNKPILTATVYQSHHPNSNFTTDYLRTFHRLYGYEKQVFSKRFQEQINLIQPHSWLQDALNEDYTTGIFDRFRRASLMLKGAQNIQPRASNLALSQGLKLRSPFCDLDLTEWTFRLSGDLMLKQTCEKYILKRVAENWLPSDIVWREKRGMGVPLTQWFLEDLWSEVRQYLSAQVLRQEGCFDSDLTLKIIQGKLGGISWGRRVGEVLWLLLIWEMWRDRVLGEKRNRYSWFNLLWFPPQWLRRIDRED from the coding sequence GTGAATCAATTTGATTGGGGAGTAATTGGTTGTAATTGTTTAGAAGAAAAATCGATCGCATCGTTATCGGTGGGAGGTTTTATCAACAATGCTGATGTCTGGGTTAACCTAGAAGAAAACACACTTATTTTAGGACGAGATTCTTTTGGACGTAATCCTTTATACTGGTTAAAACAGGAACAAGTAATTTGGTTTTCTTCACATCTTCAACTGTTGCTTCCTCTGCTTAAAAATCCTGTGATTAGTGTTGAAGCATTGTATGGTTATTGCTGTTTTTCTTATGTTCCCACACCGCAGACTCCTGTTAAAGAGATTTATGCTGTTGAAGCGGGAAAAGAAATCGTTTTTTCTGGAAACAGTGAGACAATACAGGAGAGAGAATTATACTCTTTTCAATCCGCTATAGAAACGATATTAGATGAAGATCAAGCTATCTCTCAACTAGAAACACACTTAAAAGATGCACTACAAAGACAAATTTCTGATCTTAAAAACGAAACCGTTGGCGTTTGTCTATCTGGTGGTTTAGACTCTTCTCTCATTGCTGCTTTATTAGTAAAAGCAGGATTAAATGTTCGCGCTTATACCCTTGATTTTCCTGATGTTACCTTTTCCGAAACTCCTTATGCAGAAACAGTCGCCAATTATTTAGACATTCCCTTAATCAAAATTCCGATAACAGCGAAGACGGTTAAAAAAGCAATTCCAGACACAGTAAAAGCGTTAGATATTCCGTTCGGGGATAGTGTCACTGTTCCCTTTTATTTACTTTATCAGAGAGCGAAAAAAGATGTTTCTGTTTTATTTAATGGGGAAAATGGCGATCAACTCTTCGCAGGTTGGACAAATAAACCCATTCTCACCGCAACCGTTTATCAATCACATCACCCTAACTCTAATTTTACCACTGATTATTTACGAACCTTTCATCGTCTTTATGGCTATGAAAAGCAAGTCTTCTCTAAACGGTTTCAAGAACAAATTAACCTCATTCAACCGCATTCCTGGTTACAAGATGCCCTTAATGAAGACTATACCACAGGAATCTTTGATCGCTTTCGTCGTGCGTCTTTAATGTTAAAAGGGGCGCAAAATATTCAACCTCGCGCTAGTAATTTAGCGTTATCTCAAGGGCTAAAATTACGTTCTCCTTTTTGTGACTTAGACTTAACTGAATGGACATTTCGCCTGTCTGGTGACTTAATGTTAAAACAAACTTGCGAGAAATATATCCTCAAACGAGTTGCGGAAAATTGGCTACCATCAGACATTGTTTGGCGAGAAAAACGAGGAATGGGTGTTCCTTTAACCCAGTGGTTTTTAGAGGATTTATGGTCAGAAGTGAGACAATATTTATCAGCGCAAGTTTTACGTCAAGAGGGATGTTTTGATTCTGACTTAACCTTAAAAATTATACAGGGAAAACTCGGCGGAATAAGTTGGGGTCGTCGTGTGGGAGAAGTGTTATGGTTATTATTAATTTGGGAAATGTGGCGCGATCGCGTTTTAGGAGAAAAAAGAAACCGTTATAGTTGGTTTAATCTCTTATGGTTTCCTCCCCAATGGTTAAGACGAATCGATCGAGAAGATTAG
- a CDS encoding YtxH domain-containing protein, which yields MLLRTIKQIGLIIFCCGMMALSSGGGLTASAIAAPSPDDVKTEIQESAEDAKKAVEKGVEDAKEQAQDAKESIENKAKDAEEKAESEAKENGEGIIDKVKSLFSGD from the coding sequence ATGCTTCTAAGAACGATTAAACAAATTGGACTAATCATCTTTTGCTGTGGAATGATGGCACTTTCTAGCGGAGGGGGATTGACTGCTAGCGCGATCGCAGCACCGAGCCCTGATGATGTCAAAACAGAAATTCAAGAAAGTGCAGAAGACGCTAAAAAAGCGGTAGAAAAAGGAGTTGAAGACGCAAAAGAACAAGCTCAAGACGCGAAAGAAAGCATCGAGAACAAAGCTAAAGACGCTGAAGAAAAGGCTGAGTCTGAAGCCAAAGAAAACGGTGAAGGGATTATTGACAAAGTGAAAAGTTTATTCTCTGGTGACTAA
- the lpxD gene encoding UDP-3-O-(3-hydroxymyristoyl)glucosamine N-acyltransferase, translated as MKFSEIVKKLKAGTTATSNLNHDPEIKGMSAIEDATANTLSYIEGGQFADYIDHTPASALILPEDETLQAQADARGIPWLANPYPRLLFARAIDLFYKPFHPSPDIHPTAVIDPSVVIQENVYIGPHVVIYPNVTIGSGVCIYGNVVIYPEVVIRDRAVLHANCTIHERTDIGKDCMIHSSAVIGSEGFGFVPTSQGWYKMQQSGCVVLEEEVEVGANSTIDRPAVGETRVGRYTKLDNGVHIGHGCTIGENCAFAGHVALAGGVKVGNYVLLGGQTGVTNQVVIGDRARATAQSGITRDVKPGEVVSGSPAVANQIYLRSSAIYKRLPEMYRTFKRLVKQ; from the coding sequence ATGAAATTTAGTGAAATTGTCAAAAAGCTCAAAGCAGGAACAACTGCAACCAGTAACCTCAATCATGATCCTGAAATTAAAGGCATGAGCGCGATCGAAGACGCAACAGCCAACACACTATCTTACATTGAAGGAGGACAATTTGCTGATTATATTGACCACACCCCTGCCAGTGCGCTAATCTTACCCGAAGATGAAACCCTACAAGCCCAAGCGGATGCAAGGGGAATCCCTTGGCTTGCGAATCCCTATCCCCGCTTATTATTTGCACGCGCGATCGATCTTTTCTATAAACCGTTTCATCCCTCTCCTGATATTCATCCGACAGCAGTAATTGACCCCTCAGTGGTCATTCAGGAAAATGTCTATATTGGTCCCCATGTCGTGATTTATCCGAATGTGACCATTGGTAGTGGGGTTTGCATTTATGGTAATGTCGTCATTTATCCCGAGGTTGTAATTCGCGATCGCGCTGTTTTACACGCCAACTGTACCATTCATGAACGCACCGACATCGGAAAAGATTGTATGATTCATAGTAGTGCGGTAATTGGTAGTGAAGGATTTGGTTTTGTTCCCACCTCCCAAGGCTGGTACAAGATGCAGCAATCGGGCTGTGTGGTGTTAGAAGAAGAAGTGGAAGTGGGGGCTAACAGCACCATTGATCGCCCCGCCGTGGGAGAAACCCGTGTTGGACGCTATACCAAATTAGATAATGGGGTTCATATCGGACATGGTTGCACAATTGGCGAAAACTGTGCCTTTGCGGGTCATGTCGCCCTTGCTGGTGGGGTCAAAGTGGGTAATTATGTCTTATTAGGGGGACAAACTGGAGTGACGAATCAAGTGGTTATCGGCGATCGCGCACGGGCTACGGCTCAATCTGGGATTACTCGTGATGTCAAACCAGGAGAAGTGGTTTCTGGTTCGCCTGCTGTTGCTAATCAGATTTATCTGCGATCCAGCGCGATTTATAAACGGCTTCCGGAAATGTATCGCACTTTCAAACGTCTGGTGAAACAGTAG
- a CDS encoding type II toxin-antitoxin system VapC family toxin, whose protein sequence is MGLVLPNSSLIYLDTSVVIYSVEQVPDYYQILEPLWEKVEGGEVRVCSSELIVLETLVLPLRTGNQNLLQAYDQLLLSSSLQLIPIHQEILRNAAQLRGDYNLKTPDAIHLATALRENCNLLLTNDVQFRRVTGLSITILQDALSD, encoded by the coding sequence ATGGGATTAGTTTTACCAAATTCAAGTCTGATTTACCTCGATACTTCTGTTGTTATTTACAGTGTGGAACAAGTACCAGACTACTATCAGATTTTAGAACCTTTATGGGAAAAGGTAGAAGGTGGAGAAGTCAGAGTTTGTAGTAGTGAATTAATCGTATTAGAAACATTAGTTTTACCATTGCGAACTGGAAACCAAAATTTATTACAAGCGTATGATCAACTTCTTTTATCATCCTCGTTACAATTAATCCCAATTCATCAAGAAATTCTACGAAACGCGGCGCAATTACGAGGCGATTATAATCTTAAAACACCAGATGCGATTCATCTGGCGACAGCATTAAGAGAAAATTGTAATTTGCTGTTAACTAATGATGTTCAGTTTCGCCGTGTAACAGGATTATCAATTACAATCCTTCAAGACGCTTTGTCTGATTAA
- a CDS encoding asparagine synthetase B has protein sequence MVLNRVNPCWLIGVNLLSSPDRIFSPEELTLSACSPVDSPQKTVQIIGEVWLRNHHDLQQKLGSINQTDPQLVAHLWEEKGADCLNDLRGNFAFVVVDRAKEILYLVRDPVGSYTLYYTISGQKRWIAPRLKTLLPHHNQELDLVALRDYLSCAFVAGERTLWSQVRELRPGMVLQFPEEKKWYYWQPQENIIGEDQSLVWHGNKLRSSLNSIIPEYLPKSQAVGVYLSGGLDSSCITALASQLHDYPVHTYSIHFGKESPNELEFSSLVAEHCQTQHHILEISPQQMWRELPTVMDHLDDPIGDPLTVPNYLLAQLAKNHTDVIVNGEGGDPCFGGPKNQPMLLNQLYESESYQQEIEKSYLLSFKKCAQDLPKLLKPEVWNTVKNEPTVFREDLFSSEEYLNRLMGINIKFKGADHILTKVNNLTRSANLEGRSPLFDQRIVELSMEIPPQYKLAGAVEKAVLKEAVKDLLPEIIINRPKSGMMVPVQLGFNQYWRRNARKLLLNKNSAIAPYLNREALKDLLEFRGDVWRRFGIKLWLLVSLEIWLRGNR, from the coding sequence ATGGTATTAAATCGAGTCAATCCTTGCTGGTTGATCGGGGTTAATTTGTTATCATCTCCCGATCGTATTTTTTCCCCTGAAGAACTAACCTTATCTGCTTGTTCTCCTGTTGATAGTCCTCAGAAAACTGTACAAATTATCGGAGAAGTTTGGCTACGGAATCATCACGATTTACAACAAAAATTAGGGAGTATTAATCAAACTGATCCTCAACTGGTGGCGCATTTATGGGAAGAAAAAGGCGCAGATTGTCTCAATGATTTAAGAGGAAATTTTGCTTTTGTGGTTGTCGATCGCGCGAAAGAAATCTTATATTTAGTCCGTGATCCTGTAGGAAGTTACACCCTATACTACACAATTTCAGGTCAAAAAAGATGGATTGCACCACGGTTAAAAACCTTACTTCCTCATCATAACCAAGAACTGGATTTAGTCGCCTTACGCGATTATTTATCCTGTGCGTTTGTTGCGGGAGAGCGAACCCTGTGGTCGCAGGTAAGGGAGTTACGTCCTGGAATGGTTTTACAGTTTCCCGAAGAGAAAAAATGGTATTATTGGCAACCACAAGAAAACATTATTGGAGAAGATCAGAGTTTAGTTTGGCATGGGAATAAATTGCGATCGAGTCTCAATTCTATCATCCCAGAATACTTGCCCAAAAGTCAAGCAGTTGGGGTTTATTTATCGGGTGGATTAGACTCTAGTTGTATCACCGCTTTAGCGAGTCAATTGCATGATTATCCTGTTCATACCTACTCAATACACTTCGGAAAAGAATCACCGAACGAATTAGAATTTTCTAGTTTAGTCGCAGAACATTGTCAGACACAGCACCATATTTTAGAAATTTCTCCTCAACAAATGTGGCGAGAATTACCCACTGTCATGGATCATTTAGATGATCCCATTGGTGACCCTTTAACTGTTCCTAATTATCTTTTAGCACAGTTGGCAAAAAATCACACAGATGTGATTGTAAATGGCGAAGGAGGCGATCCTTGTTTTGGCGGACCGAAGAATCAGCCGATGTTATTAAATCAACTCTATGAAAGCGAAAGTTATCAGCAAGAAATTGAAAAGTCTTATTTACTCTCGTTTAAAAAATGCGCTCAAGATTTGCCAAAATTATTAAAGCCAGAAGTTTGGAATACTGTCAAGAATGAACCGACTGTTTTTAGAGAAGACTTGTTTTCTTCAGAGGAATATTTGAATCGGTTAATGGGGATTAATATCAAATTCAAAGGGGCTGACCATATTTTAACGAAGGTGAATAATTTAACGAGATCAGCGAATTTAGAGGGACGATCGCCGTTATTTGATCAGCGTATTGTTGAGTTATCAATGGAAATTCCTCCCCAGTATAAGTTAGCGGGTGCGGTGGAAAAAGCAGTCTTAAAAGAAGCGGTGAAAGATTTATTACCTGAAATAATTATTAATCGTCCAAAAAGTGGGATGATGGTTCCCGTACAGTTGGGATTTAATCAGTATTGGCGACGAAATGCGAGAAAATTGTTGTTAAATAAAAATAGCGCGATCGCGCCTTATTTGAATCGGGAAGCACTCAAAGATTTACTAGAGTTTCGCGGTGATGTTTGGCGCAGATTTGGGATTAAATTATGGTTACTGGTTAGCTTAGAAATTTGGTTGAGAGGGAATCGTTAA
- a CDS encoding GIDE domain-containing protein, with protein sequence MAIFTLIVGIILGLISGASYLQYRKLQEEFSAIISTETSTVEDLKKISEEVAEELGNTGYFRQQAEVKVTIQCENPLTANLSHESCIYYQTVINERYEKTEWVEDDEGNFEPNKSEGSKNLVNNFRCVDFFLEDDTGQILVNPDHGKIEGVQVYDYYQPADSIDELEMSCGDIEIEFSPRNDAEYQTLGYQFQEVILPVNTQVYIIGEASDRVGDLELHQPSEENQLFLISYKSEEELSEEKREDIKKNKKIAQLYLFSAIAFLIFALINLLN encoded by the coding sequence ATGGCAATTTTTACTTTAATCGTTGGCATTATCTTGGGTTTGATTAGTGGCGCTTCCTATCTTCAATATCGGAAGCTGCAAGAGGAATTTTCTGCAATCATTTCTACGGAAACATCAACAGTTGAAGACTTAAAAAAAATTAGCGAAGAAGTAGCGGAGGAGTTAGGAAATACAGGTTATTTTCGCCAGCAAGCAGAGGTTAAAGTAACAATACAATGTGAAAATCCTCTCACCGCTAACCTTTCTCACGAGTCTTGTATTTACTATCAAACAGTGATTAATGAAAGATACGAGAAAACGGAGTGGGTAGAAGATGACGAAGGAAATTTTGAACCGAACAAAAGCGAGGGGAGTAAGAATCTGGTTAATAATTTTAGGTGTGTTGATTTCTTCCTAGAAGATGACACAGGGCAAATTTTAGTTAATCCTGATCATGGAAAAATTGAGGGGGTTCAAGTCTATGATTATTATCAACCTGCTGATTCTATTGATGAATTAGAAATGTCTTGTGGAGACATAGAGATTGAGTTTTCACCGCGAAACGACGCGGAATATCAAACGTTAGGATATCAATTTCAAGAAGTCATTCTTCCTGTGAATACACAAGTTTATATTATTGGTGAAGCGAGCGATCGAGTAGGGGATTTGGAATTGCATCAGCCTAGTGAGGAAAATCAGCTTTTTCTGATTAGCTATAAATCAGAGGAAGAACTGTCCGAAGAGAAAAGAGAAGACATTAAAAAGAATAAGAAGATTGCCCAACTTTACTTATTTTCTGCGATCGCTTTTCTCATTTTCGCTTTGATCAACTTGTTAAATTAG
- a CDS encoding Uma2 family endonuclease has product MNNLTTDSLTKFLSQSNIETSPAWEFISGNSIQKPKKTLFHSRLQRNLVNYINRHTEQLEAIQELRCIIPPYSPVPDIAVIKRYRLTESVKEIIAMTRNC; this is encoded by the coding sequence ATGAATAATTTAACAACAGACTCTCTAACAAAATTCTTGTCTCAATCTAATATTGAAACCTCTCCCGCTTGGGAATTTATTAGTGGAAACTCGATCCAAAAACCGAAGAAAACTTTATTTCATTCACGGTTACAACGCAACTTAGTTAACTATATTAATCGTCATACAGAACAATTAGAAGCCATACAAGAATTACGTTGTATTATTCCTCCTTACTCACCCGTTCCCGATATCGCAGTAATTAAAAGGTATCGTTTGACAGAAAGTGTCAAGGAAATTATAGCAATGACTCGCAATTGTTAA